The nucleotide sequence CGCGGACCCGAAGGACATTCCCGCGAATCTCGAGCAGCTCCACCGTGTGCAGCGAGACCGGGTTCGGCCGGTGAGGCGAGCGGGTCGAGAAGATCCCCCGTTCCGGCCGGCCCTCCTGACCCCGCGGATGGACCTTGAGCCGGCCCCGGTCCGCTTCGTGCATCCAGCACAGGACGATGATCTTCCCCGTTGGCCCGCCCTCCCGCGCCGGGTCGCCGTTTCCCAGGACCCGACGTTCGAGCCCTACCAGCGCCTCGGCAACCTCCGGGAAGACGACGATCTCGGCCTCGGTCCCCTCGAGCGCCCCCTGCTTGGGCGCATCGCCGGGCGATTCGATCTTCGACCGGACGACGCCGATCGGGTGGACGGTCCAGTCGGTCTTCATCGAGCCTCCCGGTTTGGGATCAAGGGATCAGTTGATCCCGATCTTCCCCTGCGGCGGTTCGGCGGCCCGGATCGGGCCGAAGGAGGCCTCGTACTTGGCGAGGTTCTCCTGGA is from Deltaproteobacteria bacterium GWC2_65_14 and encodes:
- a CDS encoding tRNA (N6-threonylcarbamoyladenosine(37)-N6)-methyltransferase TrmO, whose product is MKTDWTVHPIGVVRSKIESPGDAPKQGALEGTEAEIVVFPEVAEALVGLERRVLGNGDPAREGGPTGKIIVLCWMHEADRGRLKVHPRGQEGRPERGIFSTRSPHRPNPVSLHTVELLEIRGNVLRVRGMDAIDGTPVIDIKPHAPEVDD